Below is a window of Fulvitalea axinellae DNA.
ATGCCGATGGGCTGTTGCGGAGATCATTTGGCCAAGGAAACGGGTATAAGCAGGGAAGAGCAGGACGCTTACGCCGTGGAATCTTATCGCCGGGCAAAAGAAGCTACCGAATCGGGGCTTTTGACGAAAGAGATAGTGCCCGTGGAAATAAAACCCCGGAAGGGCGATCCGTATATGATGACGGAAGATGAGGAATATAAAAATGTGCGTCTTGAGAAGATTCCCAACCTGCGCCCGGCCTTCGGGAAGGAGGGTACGGTAACCGCAGCCAACGCCTCCACGCTGAATGACGGTGCCGCGGCCCTTTTGCTTATGAGCGCCGAAGCGGTGGAGCGTACCGGAATGAAGCCCATTGCCAAGATTGTCTCCTTCGCTGACGCCGCGCATGAGCCGATTTGGTTCACCACCGCGCCTTCGACGGCTTTGAATAAGGCTTTGGACAGGGCCGGAAAATCCGCTGGCGATATTGATTTTTATGAAATAAACGAGGCATTCTCTGGTGTGGCCATCGCAAACAATAAGCTATTGAGTCTCGATCCCGAAAAGGTTAATGTTTTTGGCGGAGCCGTTTCGTTAGGGCATCCATTAGGCTGTTCCGGCGCTAGAATTCTGGTGACTTTGCTGAATGTACTTTCCAATAAAGACGGAAAATACGGCGCCGCGGGCATCTGTAACGGCGGAGGCGGAGCCTCGGCCATGGTGGTGGAAAAGCTGTAAAAAGCGGAACGTTCAAACGATAAGAAACAAGAAAGGGGCCCGAGAGCCCCTTTTTTCGTTAGTCAATACAGTCTATTGGACCGTTTTGAAGCCTT
It encodes the following:
- a CDS encoding acetyl-CoA C-acyltransferase, which codes for MKEVFIVKALRTPIGSFMGGLSHLSATELGSLAIKAVLGEDGALAPEVDEVYMGNVISANLGQAPARQASLGAGISHDVPCTTINKVCASGMKAVMTGAQSIMCGMADVVVAGGMESMSNIPYYVPNARKGYKFGGGDFVDGLVRDGLQEVYHDMPMGCCGDHLAKETGISREEQDAYAVESYRRAKEATESGLLTKEIVPVEIKPRKGDPYMMTEDEEYKNVRLEKIPNLRPAFGKEGTVTAANASTLNDGAAALLLMSAEAVERTGMKPIAKIVSFADAAHEPIWFTTAPSTALNKALDRAGKSAGDIDFYEINEAFSGVAIANNKLLSLDPEKVNVFGGAVSLGHPLGCSGARILVTLLNVLSNKDGKYGAAGICNGGGGASAMVVEKL